GTGGAAGTCATGGAGCCGAGCGACTGGGTCGTGCGCTGCGAGTTCGAGCGCGAAGGCGTGGTCGTGCCGCCGGCGGGGCGCTTCATGGGCCGAGACCTCGACTTCTGCCTCGACGTGTTCGACTACCTGCCGCGCTCGGTCGAACTCGTCCGCACCCTTTGCCGCCTGCAGCCGCGCTGGCTCGCGGGCGATGCTTCCTGGGAATTGCAGGAGCTAGCTGGGGCCGGGCGCACGCGCTGCTTCTCCCTGCGCCGGCTGTCCGCCCGCGGGACCGCGACGCTCCCCGGTGACGGCCGCGCCACGCTGGTCATCCCGACGCGCGGCCGCGGCACGGTGTCCGTCGAGGACGAGACCATCGCCGTTGCGCCCGGCACCGCGGCCTTCGCGGCAGCGGCGGCACCCGGCCTGGAATTTTTCCCGGACCACCGGCAGACCGGGCCGACCGAGTGGCTCCTCGTCTCGCCGGCCGGTCCCGGCTGATTTTTCCCATGCGTTCCCCCATGCTCACCCTCCTCGCGTTCATGACCGCCGGTTCCGCCGGTTTCTCCACGGTGCCGGACGACCGCCCTTTCATCACCCGGCAGGGCGACCAGTTGATGGAAGGCGAAACGCCGTTCCGATTTTTCGGGCTCTGCGCCTCGACGCTGAACATGAACAAGGAACAGATCCTGCCCGACTGGAGCAACCGCTGGCCCGACGAGTTTGAGATGCGCTCCACCCTCGACCACCTCCGCCGGCTCGGCGCCCGCGCGACGCGGGTCGGCATCGGGCTCTCCATCGCCAGCCCGAAGGACCCGGGCGCCCAGGTGCATGTAACCGCGCGGCGCACCTACAACGAGGAAGCGTTCCGCGCGCTCGACCGGCTGCTCGCCCTCGCGCGGGAATACGACATCCGGATCATCTTTCCCTTCATCGCCTCGCAATCCTTCAAAAACACGCGCGGGGTTGACGAGTTTGCCGCGCTGGCCGGCCAGCCGCCGGGCGCGTTCTGGACCGATTCCGGGGTGAAGGAAGATTTCAAGCACCTGCTCTCTTTCGTACTGAACCGGCGCAACACGGTCAACGGCCGGCTCTACAAGGACGACTCCACGATCCTCGCCTGGCAGCTCGGCAACGAGTTCGACAGCTACGCGCCCGACCGCGGGTTTAAGCCGGCGGACTGGACGGGCGCCATCCGGGACTGGAGCCTCGAGATGGCCGCGCACCTCAAGGCCGAGGCCCCGCGGCACCTGGTGATGGAAGCGGGCGGCGTGGATCATGCCGCGCTGATTGCGGACCCGCACATCGACATCCTGAGCGCGCACCTCTACGAATACTGGGCGCGGTTCAAGGGCGAGCCCTGGGATCTCGCCCCGGTGGCGCGCGAGCGGCGCGAGGCCCTGCGCGGGATCAAGCCGCTCGTCGTGGACGAGCTCGGCCTCGCGTCCTACGCCAACCTGCGCGCGCTGCTGGAGACCATCCGTGAAACCGGAATCTCCGGCGGCCTGCTGTGGGGCCTCCGCGGCCACCGGCGCGATGGCGGCTGGTATTATCACAACGAGGGCGGCACCCCGGTGAACTCCTATCATCCGCCCGGCTTCCCGGCCGGCCATGCTTATGAAGAGCGGCGCACGCTCGACCTTCTCCGGAAAGAGGCGTGGGCAATCCGCGGCCGGCCCGTTCCGCCCATTGACCAGCCCACGGGCACGCCGGAATTGCTCCCGCTCGCCGATGGCTTCACCTGGCGCGGCTGCGCGGGTGCCAGCGCCTATCGGATCGAGCGCGCCCCGACCGCGGACGGCCCCTGGCAGGTCCTGGCCACCGGCCTTCACGACTCCGTGATCGCCGACGTGAAGGCCCACGAGGCCGCCGGCGCGAGCGCAACCCCCGTGCTCTGGCATGACGAACTGGCCGCACCGGGCGAGACCTGGTTCTACCGCCTGCAGGCCTACAACGAGACTGGCGCCACGCCTTGGTCCCCCGTCATCCCGCGCACCGCCCAACCGCCGCTCCCGCCCCGCTGAGCGCCCCTGCCGCATGCACCCGAATCCGTCCGATCCCTCCGCCCCGCCGCCGCGCCCCTGGCACGACGGCTCCATCCTGCTCGGCACCGTCTACAACGTGTTCCACAGCGAATACGCGACCGACGAGGAATTCTTCGCGCGGGTCGACACCGACCTCGCGGCCATCCGGGCGGCCAACATCCGCCACCTGCTCGTCTTTCCCCTCAGCCAGTGGGACCACGCGACCCGCCGCCTGAAGTGGGAGCGGACCGACTATCTCGTGCGGAAGATCGAGGAGGCGGGCCTCAAGTTTGTGCCGCTGCTGCTCAAGGAGGAACAATGCGGCCACTATTTCCCGCCCTGGCAGTTCGAGACCCTGCCCGAGATCCGGCAGCAGCACCACGTGCCCGGCCCCAACCGCAACAACCGCGAGCACGTTGACTTCATCCACCCGGAGGTTTTCCCGCTGCTCGAGGACTATTTCCGCGCCGTGATCGGCCGCTACGGCCGCAGCCCCGCCCTCGCCTTCTACAATATCTGGAACGAGCCGCACTACAGCCACCAGTCGCCCCACGTGGTGGCGCGCTTCGGCGACTGGCTGCAAAAAAAATACGGCACGCTGGCGGAGCTCAACCGCGCCTGGGGCGACGACTTCACCGCCTGGGAACAAGTCACGCCGTTCCTCGCCGACGACTGGGACTCGAGCATGCCGTCGATCGACTGGGGCCTTTTTCGCAACGAGCTCAACGGCGTCATCCTCGGCGAACTGCGCGCGATGCTGCACCGTTACGACCGCAGCCGCGCGATCAATGCGAACCCCGTGGGCACACCGTGGAGCAACTTCGGCGACTTCGGCGGTTACAACACCGACAACTGGCAGTTCACCGCGCACGAGGAATTCGCCGGGCTGTCCTACTACCCCGATGCGCTCGACCGGCCGCACCGCGAACAGCCCTTTCCGCTCTGGTGGCACAATCTGACCTTTGCGGTCACCCGCTCGGCCGCCGGGCCGAAACCCTATATCCTCACGGAACTCTACACGAACGGTAAGTCCGGCCTTACGCTCGGCGGCTGGCTGGACCGGGCCACGGTGTGGCAGCTGGCCTGGACCGCGCTGGCGAACGACTGCAAGGGGCTGTTCTATTGGAAATGGCAGCCCTTCGCGCGCGGGCGGCAGGCGCTCGGCCGCGGCCTCACGACCATGGACGGCACCCTCGCCCCCCGCGGCGAAGCCGTGCGCGAACTCGGGGCGGTGCTCGCGCAGTGGGGCGACACCCTCATGGCCGCCCGTCTGGAAACCCGGCCGGTCGGCGTCCTGCTCGACATGAACGGGCTGCTGAAATGCCTTGAGCAAAACCCGCAGCGCGGCCTCCGCCACTTCCTCTACCAGAGCAACGCCGGACTTTTCCGCGCACTCGACGAGGACAACCACGGGGTGGATTTTCTCCGGACGGACCGGCCGCTCGATCTCGCGCAACTGCGCGCCTACCGCGTGCTCTTCCTGCCGTTCCAGATCGTCCTGCGCCGCTCGCTCGCCCCGCTCCTGCGGGAATACGTGGCCGCTGGCGGCTGCCTTGTCGCCGACTGCATGACGGCGAGTCTCGACGAGCTCGACTTCGCCTATGCCACGCAGCCGGGCGCGGGCCTCGACGAGGTGTTCGGCGCCCGCCGGCTCGACTGGGTCGCGGAGGAAAAATCGCACCGCGTGATCTGGTCGCGCGAGTCCGGTCCGACGCACTTCACGGCCGCGGTTTACCGGGAAATCCTCCAGCCGGCCCCCGGCGCGGAAGTGCTCGCAACTTTCGCCGACACCGGCACGCCGGCGGCGGTCCGCCACCGCCACGGTCTCGGCCAGACCCTGCTCCTGGGCTTTGCCCTCGGCGGCACCCTGCACACGGATCCGGGCAGCCCGCTCCGCTCCCTGCTGCACGGTTGGCTGCGCCCGCTCCTCGGGCCCGCCGCGTTCACCTGGGCCGGCGCCGGCGCTCCCCCGATGATCCGCCGGCATGAACGCGGACGGGATCAGGTGTTCTATCTCATCAACCCTGCCGCCACCACCGTGGAGGGCACGCTTTCAGTGCCGGTGACCGGAGCGGTGACTGTGGAAACTCTGGTCGGGCCGAAGGCCTGCTCCGTGCAACCGGCCGACGGCACTTCGTCCCTGCGCCTGCACGTGCGGCTCGAACCGGCCGGCGTCCTCGTCTTGCTGCTCCACCCTGCCTGAAGCCGTTTTCTCCGTTCGTTCCCCCTCGGGCCCGGACAATCTCCCCACCCCAACCCACCTCGCCGTGACCGCTCCCTCGCCCTCTCCTTCCGCCGGCCCCACCATCCCGTCGGGCCCGGCTCTGCGCTTGCCGGAAAAAATCGGCTACGCCTGCGGTGATGTCGCCTCCGTGCTCTACTACCGCACGGTCGCGCTCTTCCTGCCGATCTTTTATACCGATGTCTTCGGGATCACCCCCGCCGCCTTCGCGCTGATGCTGCTGGTCACGCGGGCCTGGGACGTGGCGAACGACCCGATGATGGGCATGATCGCCGACCGCACCCAAACGCCACACGGCAAGTTCCGGCCCTGGCTCCGCTGGATGGCCCTGCCTTGGGTCGTCTGCGGCGTGGCCATGTTCACGGTGCCGGATCTTGGCCCGACTGGAAAACTCATCTACGCCTACGTCACCTTCACTCTCTACCAGATGGTTTATACGGCCGTGAACATCCCTTACGGCGCGATGCTGGGCGTGATCTCCCCCAACCCGGCCGACCGCACCGTGCTCGCGTCCTTCCGCTTCTACGGGGCCTACACCGGCGACCTCGTCGTCAAAGGCTCCATGCTCTTCCTCATCGCCTATCTCGGGGCGGGGGACGAGGCCGCCGGCTACCAGCGGACCGTGCTGCTTTACGGCCTGCTGTCCGCGGGCCTTTTCCTGGTGACCTTCCATACCACCCGCGAACGCGTCCTGCCGCCTCCGGGCCAGCAGATGAACATCCGCCAGGACCTCGCGGAACTCGTGCGCAACGGCCCCTGGCTCGTGGTCTGCGGACTGGGCGTGTTCAAGCTGCTGTGGATCTCGATCCGCGACGGCGCCACCCTCTACTTCTTCAAATATTTTGTCACGGATTGGCAGGTCTGGACCACACCCTTCCTTATCCTGACCACGGTCGCCACGCTCGCGGGCGTGGCCTGCACCCGGCCGATCACCGATTTGCTCGGCGGGAAACGCCGGGCCTTTATCATGGTCAACTTTGCCGTGGCGCTGGTTTCGCTCGGCTACTTCTTCGTCGGTCCGGCCGACATCGGCCTGATCATCGGCATCGGCGTGTTGTCCTCATTCCTCGGCGGCCCGCTCCTACCGCTGTTCTGGTCGATGATCGCCGACACCGCCGACTACGGCGAATGGAAAAACGGCCGGCGCATCACCGGCCTGACGTTCTCCGCGGGCACCTTCTCGCACAAGGCCGGTGCGGCGCTCGGCGGGGCCGCCGCCGCCTTCGTGCTCGGGCTCTCCGGCTACGAGGCGAATGTCGCCCAGTCCGAGGAGGCCCTCGGCGGCATCCGCCTGCTCATGGGCGTCGTGCCCGCCGCCATGGGCGCGCTGACCGCGCTGTTCGGTCTCTTCTATCCGATCGACGGCCGGATGGAAAAACAGATGGAAGCCGAGTTGGCGGCCCGTCGCCGTGAACAGACGGCGACCTGATTCAGCTCATGGCACCGTCTCGCCGAAGGCGCTCGTGAGCCCCGCCGCGACCAACGGAATCTCCGCGCGGCCGCCGGCCACCGCCACCGTCACCTCGGGCTGAAGTCCCGTGGCCGTCGCCGTCGCAACCACGCGCAACACCTTGACCCCGTCCGGCAGGCCGGAAACCAGGGCGGTGCGCGCGGCGCCGGTGTTGACCAGGTGCAGCGCGTAGCGGCCGTTGGCCCGGTCCCCGAAGGCGGCCACCGTCACGTCGCGCCGGTCCTTGGTCACCGGCAGCGCAAAGGCTCCGGGCGGGGTCGCGCCGAGCTGCTGAAACGCGTGAAAGCGCGGCGTGTGCGCCAACGGCCCGGCGTGGCCGTAGGCGCCGCCACCCTTGAGCAACGTGTAGTCCGCCGTCAGCTGCCAGTGCATCAGCGACGCGGGTTGCGCGAGGGCAGCGATGCGCACGTAGAGCTCGATCTCGTCGAGCGCATAAGCGGGCTCGAGAAAAAGGTCGGGATGGCGGTGCGCCTCGGCGTCCGGCCCGCCTTCGCTGAGCAGGAGCGGCACACCGAGCTGCCGCGCTGCGGCGCCCCATTGCACGAGGTTCTCATCGTCGCACCCGCCCCAGCTGTGGAAACCGACGGCACCGATGAAAGGACGCGTCTCGATGTCGTTGATCACGGCCTGAGCGAAGCCGAGCGACTTCGCCGTGGCGTTCGAGGTGTCGGCCACCAGGTGCTTCGTCGCGAGGCCGCGCGCGAGGCAGGCCCGGCCGAGGATCTTGATGAAGGCGGCGTGATCCGCGGGCGCGGGCATCAGACCGAGGTCGGGTTCGTTGAAGG
The DNA window shown above is from Oleiharenicola lentus and carries:
- a CDS encoding beta-galactosidase: MHPNPSDPSAPPPRPWHDGSILLGTVYNVFHSEYATDEEFFARVDTDLAAIRAANIRHLLVFPLSQWDHATRRLKWERTDYLVRKIEEAGLKFVPLLLKEEQCGHYFPPWQFETLPEIRQQHHVPGPNRNNREHVDFIHPEVFPLLEDYFRAVIGRYGRSPALAFYNIWNEPHYSHQSPHVVARFGDWLQKKYGTLAELNRAWGDDFTAWEQVTPFLADDWDSSMPSIDWGLFRNELNGVILGELRAMLHRYDRSRAINANPVGTPWSNFGDFGGYNTDNWQFTAHEEFAGLSYYPDALDRPHREQPFPLWWHNLTFAVTRSAAGPKPYILTELYTNGKSGLTLGGWLDRATVWQLAWTALANDCKGLFYWKWQPFARGRQALGRGLTTMDGTLAPRGEAVRELGAVLAQWGDTLMAARLETRPVGVLLDMNGLLKCLEQNPQRGLRHFLYQSNAGLFRALDEDNHGVDFLRTDRPLDLAQLRAYRVLFLPFQIVLRRSLAPLLREYVAAGGCLVADCMTASLDELDFAYATQPGAGLDEVFGARRLDWVAEEKSHRVIWSRESGPTHFTAAVYREILQPAPGAEVLATFADTGTPAAVRHRHGLGQTLLLGFALGGTLHTDPGSPLRSLLHGWLRPLLGPAAFTWAGAGAPPMIRRHERGRDQVFYLINPAATTVEGTLSVPVTGAVTVETLVGPKACSVQPADGTSSLRLHVRLEPAGVLVLLLHPA
- a CDS encoding MFS transporter, producing the protein MTAPSPSPSAGPTIPSGPALRLPEKIGYACGDVASVLYYRTVALFLPIFYTDVFGITPAAFALMLLVTRAWDVANDPMMGMIADRTQTPHGKFRPWLRWMALPWVVCGVAMFTVPDLGPTGKLIYAYVTFTLYQMVYTAVNIPYGAMLGVISPNPADRTVLASFRFYGAYTGDLVVKGSMLFLIAYLGAGDEAAGYQRTVLLYGLLSAGLFLVTFHTTRERVLPPPGQQMNIRQDLAELVRNGPWLVVCGLGVFKLLWISIRDGATLYFFKYFVTDWQVWTTPFLILTTVATLAGVACTRPITDLLGGKRRAFIMVNFAVALVSLGYFFVGPADIGLIIGIGVLSSFLGGPLLPLFWSMIADTADYGEWKNGRRITGLTFSAGTFSHKAGAALGGAAAAFVLGLSGYEANVAQSEEALGGIRLLMGVVPAAMGALTALFGLFYPIDGRMEKQMEAELAARRREQTAT